One genomic window of Devosia salina includes the following:
- the ureC gene encoding urease subunit alpha, whose protein sequence is MPARISRATYADMYGPTTGDRVRLADTELFIEVEKDFTTYGEEVKFGGGKVIRDGMGQSQRTRAEGAVDTVITNALIVDHTGIYKADIGLKNGLIAGIGKAGNPDTQPGVDIIIGPSTEAIAGEGKIITAGGMDAHIHFICPQQIEEALMSGVTTMLGGGSGPAHGTLATTCTGAWHIERMIESFDAFPMNLALAGKGNAALPAPLEEMILAGASALKLHEDWGTTPAAIDNCLSVADAYDVQVMIHTDTLNESGFVEDTVGAFKGRTIHAFHTEGAGGGHAPDILKVAGLPNVIPSSTNPTRPYTVNTIAEHLDMLMVCHHLDQSIPEDVAFAESRIRKETIAAEDILHDMGALSIISSDSQAMGRVGEVLIRTWQTADKMKRQRGRLPDETGDNDNFRVRRYVAKYTINPAIAHGMSQHIGSVEVGKRADLVLWNPAFFGVKPEMVLLGGSIAAAPMGDPNASIPTPQPMHYRPMFAAHGKLVSRSSVVFISQAAHDAGLRGRLGIDKQLLPVTNTRGGIGKAAMKLNTATPRIDVHPETYEVRADGELLTCEPATVLPMAQRYFLF, encoded by the coding sequence TATGTATGGCCCCACCACGGGCGATCGCGTCCGCCTGGCCGATACCGAGCTTTTCATCGAGGTGGAGAAGGACTTCACCACCTATGGCGAAGAGGTGAAGTTCGGCGGCGGCAAGGTCATCCGCGACGGCATGGGCCAGTCCCAGCGCACCCGGGCCGAAGGGGCCGTCGACACTGTCATCACCAATGCGCTGATCGTCGACCACACCGGCATCTACAAGGCCGATATCGGCCTGAAAAACGGGCTGATCGCCGGCATCGGCAAGGCCGGCAATCCCGATACCCAGCCCGGCGTCGACATCATCATCGGGCCTTCCACCGAGGCCATTGCCGGCGAAGGCAAGATCATTACCGCCGGCGGCATGGATGCCCACATCCATTTCATCTGCCCCCAGCAGATCGAAGAAGCGCTGATGAGCGGCGTCACCACCATGCTCGGCGGCGGCTCCGGCCCGGCCCATGGCACCCTCGCCACCACCTGCACCGGCGCCTGGCATATCGAGCGCATGATCGAAAGCTTCGATGCTTTTCCAATGAACCTGGCGCTCGCCGGCAAGGGCAACGCGGCTTTGCCCGCGCCGCTCGAGGAGATGATCCTGGCGGGCGCATCCGCGCTTAAGCTGCACGAGGACTGGGGCACCACGCCCGCCGCCATCGACAATTGCCTCTCGGTCGCCGACGCCTATGACGTGCAGGTGATGATCCATACCGACACGCTCAACGAGAGCGGCTTCGTCGAGGACACGGTGGGCGCCTTCAAGGGCCGCACCATCCACGCCTTCCACACCGAAGGCGCCGGTGGTGGGCACGCGCCTGACATTTTGAAGGTCGCGGGCCTGCCCAATGTCATCCCCTCCTCGACCAATCCGACCCGGCCCTACACGGTCAACACCATCGCCGAGCATCTCGACATGCTCATGGTGTGCCACCATCTCGACCAGTCCATCCCCGAAGACGTGGCCTTTGCCGAAAGCCGCATCCGCAAGGAGACGATTGCCGCCGAGGATATCCTGCACGACATGGGTGCCCTCTCGATCATCTCGTCGGACAGCCAGGCCATGGGCCGCGTCGGCGAAGTGCTGATCCGCACCTGGCAGACCGCAGACAAGATGAAGCGCCAGCGCGGGCGCCTGCCGGACGAGACCGGCGACAACGACAATTTCCGCGTCCGCCGCTATGTCGCCAAATATACCATCAACCCGGCCATCGCCCATGGCATGAGCCAGCATATCGGCTCGGTGGAAGTGGGCAAGCGCGCCGACCTGGTCCTCTGGAACCCTGCCTTTTTCGGTGTGAAACCGGAAATGGTGCTGCTGGGTGGCTCCATCGCCGCGGCGCCGATGGGCGACCCCAATGCTTCCATCCCCACGCCCCAGCCCATGCATTACCGCCCCATGTTCGCCGCCCATGGCAAACTGGTGAGCCGCTCTTCGGTGGTCTTCATCTCCCAGGCTGCCCATGATGCTGGCCTGCGCGGACGTCTCGGGATCGACAAACAGCTCCTGCCCGTCACCAATACGCGCGGTGGGATCGGCAAGGCGGCCATGAAACTCAACACCGCTACCCCGAGAATCGACGTCCACCCCGAAACCTACGAGGTGCGTGCAGACGGCGAATTGCTCACCTGCGAACCGGCCACGGTCCTTCCCATGGCACAGCGCTATTTCCTGTTCTGA
- a CDS encoding YrhK family protein encodes MSFFERDRGIRTPGQRKLYALYELAYTLIDVSAALLFLIGSIMFFDKSLENPAIWCFVIGSVFFAFKPILRIVRELHLASEGDYDDLARRFRG; translated from the coding sequence ATGTCGTTTTTCGAGAGAGATCGTGGCATCCGGACCCCAGGTCAACGCAAGCTCTACGCGCTTTACGAACTGGCCTATACGCTGATCGATGTCTCTGCGGCGCTGCTGTTTCTGATCGGTTCGATCATGTTCTTTGACAAGTCGCTCGAAAACCCGGCCATCTGGTGCTTCGTCATCGGTTCGGTCTTCTTCGCCTTCAAGCCGATCTTGCGCATTGTCCGCGAGCTTCACCTCGCCTCGGAGGGCGATTACGACGACCTGGCGCGGCGCTTTCGAGGTTAG
- a CDS encoding alpha-D-glucose phosphate-specific phosphoglucomutase, with amino-acid sequence MTVQVNKTTPYADQKPGTSGLRKRVTVYQQPNYVENYIQAIFDSLEGFAGQTLVIGGDGRFYNDVAIQKAIRIAAANGFGKVLVGQGGLLSTPAASHVIRHYKAFGGLVLSASHNPGGPEGDFGIKYNIGNGGPAPEKITDAVYARTKVIDSYRTLDTPDIDLDAIGTQMVGDMVVEVIDPVKDYAALMQTLFDFDAIRALFAGGFRMTFDAMHAVTGPYAHAILEGMLGAPKGTVINGVPSPSFNDGHPDPNLVYCKDMHDLLMTPDGPDFGAASDGDGDRNLIIGKNRFVTPSDSLALLAANAHLAPGYKQGIAGIARSMPTSAAADRVAEKLGIEMHETPTGWKFFGNLLDAGRVTICGEESAGTGSNHVREKDGLWAVLLWLNILAVRKQSVDAIVREHWKTYGRNYYTRHDYEEVDASIAGKLVEDLRAQLPSLPGKVLADDMQVAYADDFTYHDPVDGSTSARQGIRIGFTDGSRIVLRLSGTGTVGATLRLYLERYEAADGRHDLDTQLALEPLIGIADSLAQIQSRTGRDAPSVIT; translated from the coding sequence ATGACAGTGCAAGTGAATAAGACCACACCCTACGCCGACCAGAAGCCCGGGACTTCGGGCCTGAGAAAGCGCGTGACGGTCTATCAGCAGCCCAATTATGTCGAGAACTACATCCAGGCCATCTTCGACAGCCTTGAAGGCTTTGCCGGCCAGACGCTGGTGATTGGCGGGGATGGACGGTTCTACAACGACGTGGCGATCCAGAAAGCCATTCGCATTGCGGCGGCCAATGGGTTCGGCAAGGTGCTGGTGGGGCAGGGTGGTTTGCTTTCGACCCCGGCCGCCAGCCATGTCATTCGCCACTACAAGGCCTTCGGGGGGCTGGTCCTGTCAGCCAGCCACAATCCCGGCGGGCCCGAGGGTGATTTCGGCATCAAGTACAATATCGGCAATGGTGGTCCGGCACCCGAAAAGATCACCGACGCAGTCTATGCCCGCACCAAGGTGATCGACAGCTACAGAACGCTCGATACGCCCGATATCGACCTGGATGCGATTGGCACGCAGATGGTCGGCGACATGGTGGTCGAAGTGATCGATCCGGTCAAAGACTACGCCGCGCTGATGCAGACGCTGTTTGATTTTGACGCCATCCGCGCCCTGTTCGCCGGTGGATTCCGCATGACGTTCGATGCCATGCATGCCGTTACCGGCCCCTATGCCCATGCCATTCTCGAAGGCATGCTCGGCGCGCCCAAGGGCACCGTCATCAATGGCGTGCCCTCGCCATCGTTCAACGATGGGCACCCGGATCCGAACCTGGTCTATTGCAAGGACATGCACGACCTGCTGATGACACCCGATGGTCCCGATTTCGGTGCCGCCTCGGATGGGGACGGGGACCGGAACCTGATCATCGGCAAGAACCGGTTCGTTACCCCCTCGGACTCGCTGGCGCTGCTGGCGGCCAATGCGCATCTGGCGCCGGGCTACAAGCAGGGCATTGCCGGCATTGCGCGTTCGATGCCGACCAGCGCGGCGGCGGACCGGGTGGCCGAGAAGCTCGGCATCGAGATGCATGAGACGCCGACGGGCTGGAAATTCTTCGGCAATCTGCTCGATGCGGGCCGCGTGACCATCTGTGGCGAAGAGAGCGCCGGAACGGGCTCGAACCATGTCCGCGAAAAGGACGGGCTCTGGGCCGTGCTGCTCTGGCTCAACATCCTGGCCGTGCGCAAGCAGAGTGTCGACGCGATCGTGCGCGAGCACTGGAAGACCTATGGCCGCAATTACTACACGCGGCACGATTATGAAGAGGTCGACGCGAGCATTGCCGGCAAGCTGGTGGAAGACCTGCGCGCGCAGCTGCCGTCGTTGCCAGGCAAGGTGCTGGCTGACGATATGCAGGTCGCCTATGCGGACGATTTCACCTATCACGACCCGGTCGATGGCTCGACCAGCGCCAGGCAGGGCATTCGCATCGGTTTTACCGACGGCTCGCGCATTGTGCTCAGGCTCTCCGGAACCGGGACCGTGGGCGCCACGTTGCGGCTCTACCTTGAACGGTATGAGGCCGCCGATGGACGCCATGATCTCGATACCCAGCTTGCCCTCGAGCCCCTTATCGGGATCGCCGACTCCCTGGCCCAAATCCAATCCAGAACCGGGCGAGACGCGCCCAGCGTCATCACCTAG
- the ureG gene encoding urease accessory protein UreG — MSKSLNGPLRIGIGGPVGSGKTTLCEMLLKAMRERYSMAVVTNDIYTQEDALILARAQAISEDRIVGVETGGCPHTAIREDASLNLAAIDDLNRKFPDLDIVLIESGGDNLAATFSPDLADLTIYVISVAQGEKVPRKGGPAISRSDLLVITHTDLAPYVGASLEVMESDTQKVREGRPYVFTDLLRRESLDQIIGFIEKHGGFAAEAAE, encoded by the coding sequence ATGTCCAAGAGCCTCAACGGACCCCTGCGCATCGGCATTGGCGGGCCGGTCGGCTCGGGCAAGACCACCTTGTGCGAGATGCTGCTCAAGGCCATGCGCGAGCGCTATTCCATGGCCGTGGTCACCAATGACATCTACACCCAGGAAGACGCTCTGATCCTGGCGCGGGCGCAGGCGATTTCCGAGGACCGCATCGTGGGCGTGGAAACCGGCGGCTGCCCGCACACCGCCATTCGCGAAGATGCCTCGCTGAACCTGGCGGCCATCGACGATCTCAATCGCAAGTTCCCCGATCTCGACATCGTGCTGATCGAAAGCGGCGGCGACAATCTGGCCGCCACCTTCTCGCCGGATCTGGCGGACCTCACCATCTACGTCATCTCGGTGGCGCAGGGCGAAAAGGTGCCCCGCAAGGGCGGCCCGGCGATTTCCCGCTCCGACCTGCTGGTCATTACCCATACCGACCTGGCGCCCTATGTCGGGGCCAGCCTCGAGGTGATGGAAAGCGACACGCAGAAGGTGCGCGAGGGCCGGCCCTATGTCTTTACCGATCTGCTGCGTCGCGAAAGCCTCGACCAGATCATCGGCTTCATCGAGAAGCATGGCGGCTTTGCCGCCGAAGCGGCGGAATAG
- a CDS encoding GNAT family N-acetyltransferase produces the protein MADFVRLRRALAEPVALSGLAPGVEILPLWRSKPIELHRLLGRAYADGGGTVDNFDQWWWPLVEDAEFDPELVVILADAAGDPLGLVQCWTSSFVKDIVVDPSARNRGLGSALLTRAFALLRERGHPHVDLKVEATNSAARRFYARHGMTEVDS, from the coding sequence TTGGCCGACTTCGTCCGCCTGCGGCGCGCGCTTGCAGAACCTGTAGCACTGTCCGGCCTGGCGCCGGGGGTGGAGATATTGCCGCTCTGGCGCAGCAAGCCGATCGAACTGCACCGCCTGCTTGGACGCGCCTATGCCGATGGCGGCGGCACGGTCGACAATTTCGACCAATGGTGGTGGCCGCTGGTGGAGGATGCCGAGTTCGACCCCGAACTGGTTGTCATTCTGGCTGATGCTGCCGGCGACCCGCTGGGGCTGGTCCAATGCTGGACGAGCAGCTTCGTCAAGGACATCGTGGTTGATCCTAGCGCCCGGAACCGGGGACTTGGTTCGGCCCTGCTGACCCGCGCCTTTGCCCTGCTGCGCGAGCGCGGACACCCGCATGTCGACCTCAAGGTTGAAGCAACCAACAGCGCGGCGCGCCGATTCTATGCGCGCCACGGCATGACCGAAGTCGACAGCTAG
- a CDS encoding MliC family protein, producing the protein MIPYRALAMVLPLMAAPALGQDTGTEVPATPMAIDEMVSARAGLTLSLDSTGDIERRIVGYNCEGDQTLSVQYINAAPNFLAIVPVEGQNLVFASALSASGARYVSGPYEWWSHQGEAALRDLMQDEDAAPLASCTETSNTP; encoded by the coding sequence ATGATCCCTTATCGCGCTCTCGCCATGGTCCTGCCGCTCATGGCAGCTCCGGCACTTGGTCAGGACACCGGCACTGAGGTGCCCGCAACGCCAATGGCCATTGATGAGATGGTGTCGGCCCGGGCAGGTCTCACTCTGTCTCTCGACAGCACCGGCGATATCGAGCGGCGTATCGTGGGCTACAATTGCGAGGGCGATCAGACCCTAAGCGTACAATATATCAACGCCGCGCCCAATTTTCTCGCCATCGTTCCGGTCGAGGGGCAGAACCTGGTCTTCGCATCGGCGCTGTCGGCCTCCGGCGCCCGCTATGTGTCCGGTCCTTATGAGTGGTGGAGCCACCAGGGCGAGGCGGCCCTGCGTGACCTCATGCAGGATGAGGATGCCGCCCCGCTGGCCAGCTGCACCGAAACCAGCAACACGCCCTGA
- a CDS encoding urease accessory protein UreF: MSDLQKLLTWLSPAFPVGAFAWSAGLETAIVQGRVTDRASAEDWIGGALTLGGLRTDAILLSHAHSGFADADDINALADLCLALAPARERHAETLQTGNAFVLASAAWPTEAPSALPNPCPYPVAVGALAGAHGIDRRDTLIAFLTATVHSQVSVAVRLVPIGQSDGLAIMARLEPQVAALADLCLHAALDEIGSVAYGADIAQMQHETLPTRIFRS; this comes from the coding sequence ATGAGTGACCTGCAAAAACTCCTGACCTGGCTATCGCCGGCCTTTCCCGTCGGCGCCTTTGCCTGGTCGGCCGGACTGGAAACCGCGATTGTACAGGGGCGGGTGACGGACCGGGCCAGCGCCGAGGACTGGATTGGAGGCGCGCTCACCCTTGGCGGGCTCAGAACCGATGCCATCCTGCTCTCCCATGCCCATTCCGGCTTCGCCGACGCAGACGACATCAACGCCCTCGCCGACCTGTGTCTCGCCCTGGCACCAGCGCGGGAACGTCACGCCGAAACCCTGCAGACGGGCAATGCCTTCGTGCTGGCCAGTGCCGCCTGGCCAACCGAAGCACCATCAGCCCTACCCAACCCTTGCCCCTACCCGGTGGCGGTGGGTGCTCTGGCCGGTGCCCATGGCATCGACCGGCGCGATACCCTCATTGCCTTCCTCACGGCCACGGTCCATAGCCAGGTCTCGGTCGCCGTCCGGCTGGTCCCGATCGGGCAGAGTGATGGGCTTGCCATCATGGCCAGGCTGGAGCCGCAGGTCGCGGCATTGGCCGATCTGTGCCTTCATGCCGCACTGGACGAGATTGGCAGCGTGGCCTATGGCGCCGATATTGCGCAGATGCAGCACGAAACCCTGCCCACAAGGATCTTCCGCTCATGA
- a CDS encoding urease accessory protein UreE, whose protein sequence is MLRVVSVLPPDHAQGTPFDLVVLEHDERRMRRKMLRLMHGDEILVDFPQTITLEDRQVLKLEDGRLVEVIAAEELLYEVRGRDGEHLLRLAWHIGNRHTPAQMEKDRILIKRDHVLKTMLEGLGATVTNVSEPFSAEHGAYHSHSHGDGGHALLNRK, encoded by the coding sequence ATGCTTCGCGTCGTCTCCGTCCTGCCGCCCGATCACGCCCAGGGCACCCCCTTCGATCTGGTCGTCCTCGAACACGACGAGCGCCGCATGCGCCGCAAGATGCTGCGCCTCATGCATGGCGACGAGATATTGGTGGACTTTCCCCAGACCATCACGCTCGAGGACCGGCAGGTGCTCAAGCTGGAAGATGGCCGTCTGGTCGAGGTGATTGCCGCCGAGGAACTGCTCTACGAAGTGCGCGGCAGGGATGGGGAACACCTGCTGCGCCTCGCCTGGCATATCGGCAACCGGCACACCCCGGCCCAGATGGAAAAGGACCGTATCCTGATTAAGCGTGACCACGTGCTCAAGACCATGCTCGAAGGCCTCGGCGCCACGGTGACCAATGTCAGCGAGCCCTTTTCCGCCGAGCATGGCGCCTATCACAGCCATTCCCATGGCGATGGCGGCCACGCGCTGCTCAACCGCAAATGA
- the glgX gene encoding glycogen debranching protein GlgX: MKPELVPHGGHTEQLGAVATAEGVNFAVYSESASAIWVCLFDEQDKEIGRFELDVHEDNIHAGLIANVGPGARYGLRADGPYDPDQGLFFDPHKLLVDPYARHLDRVFVRSPRLRLAREDAVDTAELVPKAIVPGGGNEPAHPRRKAPGLYYELNVRGFTMRHPSVQGPLRGSVAALTTRRVIDHFKHLGVDTVQLMPTAAWIDEGHLPQLGLTNAWGYNPVAYFAVDPRLAPRGPQELRVMTDAYRKAGISVILDVVYNHTGEGDSQGPILSMMGLDPQTYYRWVDVDGKKHLVNDTGTGNTLRCDHPAVQRLVIESLRYYVEELGVSGFRFDLATILARDPGFDPEAEMLRKIKADPVLKKAILVAEPWDPGPGGYGLGKFGKEFAEHNDTYRDEIRAFWKGENGKIGALAGKVAGSSEIFDVAGRKPSAGVNMLAVHDGFTLRDLVTYHDKHNEANGENNRDGHNHNSSWNCGVEGETDDAAINDARKRDVRALLATLFLSRGTPLIQQGDEMFRTQQGNNNAYAQDNEITWVDWESADGTLVDFVAAMSRFRKDHPSVSHDHWLTGQDRNGVRDVVWLHPDGREMNEGDWSDSAASVLGMHLRHKDDEVLVWFNRRVEPVVARLPEGHWAVGIQSDPGSEVPLTEGTATLPPRSVVALVRPQA; encoded by the coding sequence ATGAAACCTGAACTTGTGCCCCATGGCGGGCACACCGAGCAACTCGGCGCGGTGGCGACCGCCGAGGGTGTCAATTTTGCCGTCTATTCGGAAAGCGCCTCGGCCATCTGGGTCTGCCTGTTCGACGAACAGGACAAGGAGATCGGGCGCTTCGAACTGGATGTGCATGAGGACAATATCCATGCCGGGCTGATCGCCAATGTGGGGCCAGGCGCCCGCTATGGTTTGAGGGCAGACGGTCCCTACGATCCGGACCAAGGTCTGTTCTTCGATCCGCACAAGCTGCTGGTCGATCCCTATGCCCGGCATCTGGATCGGGTTTTCGTTCGTTCGCCGCGCTTGCGACTGGCGCGCGAGGATGCGGTAGACACCGCGGAACTGGTGCCAAAAGCCATCGTTCCCGGTGGCGGCAACGAGCCGGCGCATCCGCGGCGCAAGGCGCCGGGGCTCTATTACGAGCTCAATGTGCGCGGCTTCACCATGCGCCATCCGAGCGTGCAGGGCCCGCTTCGCGGAAGCGTTGCGGCGCTGACGACCCGCCGCGTCATCGATCATTTCAAGCATCTGGGCGTCGATACGGTGCAATTGATGCCGACTGCGGCCTGGATCGACGAGGGACATCTGCCCCAGCTCGGCCTGACCAATGCCTGGGGCTATAATCCGGTCGCCTATTTCGCGGTCGATCCGCGCCTGGCGCCCCGCGGGCCGCAGGAATTGCGGGTGATGACCGATGCCTATCGCAAGGCCGGCATCTCGGTGATCCTCGATGTGGTCTATAACCATACCGGCGAGGGCGATAGCCAGGGGCCGATCCTCTCGATGATGGGCCTGGACCCGCAGACCTACTATCGGTGGGTGGATGTGGACGGGAAGAAGCACCTGGTCAACGACACGGGCACCGGCAATACGCTGCGCTGCGATCACCCGGCCGTCCAGCGCCTGGTGATCGAGAGCCTGCGCTATTATGTCGAGGAACTGGGCGTGTCCGGGTTCCGGTTCGACCTCGCCACTATCCTGGCTCGCGATCCGGGCTTTGATCCCGAGGCCGAGATGCTCAGGAAGATCAAGGCCGACCCGGTGCTCAAGAAGGCGATCCTTGTGGCCGAGCCCTGGGACCCGGGTCCGGGCGGCTATGGGTTGGGCAAGTTCGGCAAGGAATTTGCCGAGCATAACGATACTTATCGCGACGAAATCCGCGCCTTCTGGAAGGGCGAGAACGGCAAGATCGGCGCGCTGGCCGGCAAGGTTGCGGGCTCATCGGAAATCTTCGATGTGGCCGGACGCAAGCCCAGTGCCGGGGTCAACATGCTCGCCGTGCATGACGGCTTTACCCTGCGTGACCTCGTCACCTATCACGACAAGCACAACGAGGCGAATGGCGAGAACAATCGCGACGGCCACAACCACAATTCGTCATGGAATTGCGGTGTCGAGGGCGAGACCGACGATGCGGCGATCAACGATGCGCGCAAGCGCGACGTCCGCGCCTTGCTGGCAACGCTGTTCCTGTCGCGGGGCACGCCGCTGATCCAGCAGGGCGACGAGATGTTCCGCACCCAGCAGGGCAATAACAATGCCTATGCGCAGGACAATGAGATCACCTGGGTCGATTGGGAAAGCGCCGACGGGACACTGGTCGATTTCGTGGCCGCAATGAGCCGGTTCCGCAAGGACCATCCCTCGGTCAGCCACGATCACTGGTTGACCGGGCAGGATCGCAACGGCGTGCGCGACGTGGTGTGGCTGCACCCGGATGGCCGCGAGATGAACGAGGGCGACTGGAGCGACAGCGCCGCCTCGGTTTTGGGCATGCATCTCAGGCACAAGGACGACGAGGTGCTGGTCTGGTTCAACCGGCGGGTCGAGCCGGTGGTCGCGCGCCTGCCGGAGGGCCATTGGGCCGTCGGCATCCAGTCTGACCCCGGTTCCGAAGTGCCGTTGACCGAGGGCACTGCGACCCTGCCGCCCCGCTCCGTCGTGGCCCTCGTGCGGCCGCAGGCCTAG
- a CDS encoding DUF3995 domain-containing protein, whose translation MNMFISSLMFIALFAVSMAHFIWALGRTWPIRNEKLLAQTVVGFKDIERMPPRLASLAVSIATIAAAVYGLALADHDSGGLWLNLGGIALGLVFLARGVVGYTSWWAGITPEPNFRLNDRRVYSPLCILLALGFFALVWLRFV comes from the coding sequence ATGAACATGTTCATTTCATCCCTCATGTTCATCGCGCTCTTCGCCGTCTCCATGGCCCATTTCATCTGGGCCCTGGGACGCACCTGGCCGATCCGCAACGAGAAGTTGCTGGCCCAGACCGTGGTGGGGTTCAAGGATATCGAACGCATGCCGCCGCGCCTGGCCTCGCTGGCCGTGTCGATCGCCACCATTGCGGCGGCGGTCTATGGCCTGGCGCTGGCCGACCATGACAGCGGCGGCCTGTGGCTGAACCTGGGGGGCATCGCGCTGGGCCTGGTATTCCTGGCACGCGGCGTTGTCGGCTACACATCATGGTGGGCGGGCATTACCCCCGAGCCCAATTTCCGTCTCAACGACCGCCGCGTCTATTCTCCGCTCTGCATCCTGCTGGCCCTGGGCTTCTTCGCCCTGGTCTGGCTTCGCTTCGTCTGA
- the glgA gene encoding glycogen synthase GlgA, which yields MEVLSVTSEIYPLIKTGGLADVAGALPGALSESGVTMRTLVPGYPAVTGKMTGGREVARFDDLFGVTGRLVAGRVEGLDLIVLDAPALYDRPGNPYMGPEGWDWPDNWKRFAALSWVASELGLGLVDGYRPQVIHAHDWQAGLVPAYVKFGPSTRLRTVMTVHNMAFQGTFGAEIFPQLRLPAHAFSVEGVEYYGGVGYLKAGVECADVVTTVSPTYAAEIRTPAFGMGLEGLLNNRSATVFGVLNGIDMDAWNPATDPALAQNYTASTMQGRLANKRAVQEAFGLEAADGPLFAVVSRLTWQKGIDLLAANIDMLVASGGQLAVLGSGDAELENAVRGAALQYPGKVGLVTGYNERLSHLVQGGADVMVVPSRFEPCGLTQLYALRYGCVPLVSRVGGLNDTVIDANVAALQAEVATGVQFAPPSETALADAIRRVLALYADEKSWKKMQRRGMKSDVSWQASAARYAELYALLIGYSTDDSASE from the coding sequence ATCGAAGTTCTTTCGGTCACCTCGGAGATCTACCCGCTGATCAAGACCGGGGGGCTGGCGGATGTCGCCGGCGCCCTGCCGGGGGCGCTCAGCGAATCCGGGGTCACCATGCGCACGCTGGTGCCGGGTTATCCCGCGGTGACCGGCAAAATGACAGGCGGACGCGAAGTCGCCCGGTTCGATGATCTGTTCGGCGTCACCGGCCGGCTGGTTGCCGGTCGAGTCGAGGGGCTCGACCTCATCGTCCTCGACGCGCCGGCGCTCTACGACCGGCCGGGCAATCCCTATATGGGGCCGGAGGGCTGGGACTGGCCGGATAACTGGAAGCGGTTCGCGGCGCTGAGCTGGGTGGCTTCCGAACTGGGCCTGGGTTTGGTCGATGGCTATCGGCCACAGGTGATCCACGCGCATGACTGGCAGGCCGGGCTGGTGCCCGCCTATGTGAAATTCGGTCCCTCCACCAGGTTGCGAACGGTGATGACGGTCCACAACATGGCCTTCCAGGGCACGTTCGGGGCGGAAATCTTTCCGCAGCTGCGGCTGCCGGCCCACGCCTTCTCGGTCGAGGGCGTCGAATATTACGGCGGTGTCGGCTATCTCAAAGCGGGCGTGGAATGCGCCGATGTGGTGACCACGGTGTCGCCCACCTATGCCGCAGAAATCCGCACGCCGGCCTTCGGCATGGGCCTCGAAGGGCTGCTCAACAATCGCTCCGCCACGGTCTTTGGCGTTCTCAACGGCATCGACATGGATGCCTGGAACCCGGCGACCGATCCGGCGCTGGCGCAGAACTATACGGCCAGCACGATGCAGGGGCGCCTTGCCAACAAGCGGGCCGTGCAGGAGGCGTTCGGGCTTGAGGCCGCCGATGGCCCGCTGTTCGCGGTGGTCAGCCGCTTGACCTGGCAGAAGGGCATCGACCTGCTCGCTGCCAATATCGACATGCTGGTCGCCTCGGGCGGCCAACTCGCGGTGCTCGGCTCGGGCGACGCGGAACTGGAAAATGCGGTGCGCGGTGCGGCCCTGCAATATCCAGGCAAGGTCGGGCTCGTCACCGGCTACAATGAGAGGCTGAGCCATCTGGTGCAGGGCGGGGCGGACGTGATGGTGGTGCCCTCGCGGTTCGAGCCCTGCGGGCTCACCCAGCTTTACGCCTTGCGCTATGGCTGCGTGCCGCTGGTCAGCCGCGTGGGCGGGCTCAATGACACGGTGATCGACGCCAATGTGGCCGCGCTGCAGGCCGAGGTGGCGACCGGCGTGCAGTTCGCGCCGCCGAGCGAAACGGCGCTGGCAGACGCCATAAGGCGGGTGCTGGCGCTCTACGCCGACGAGAAATCATGGAAGAAGATGCAGAGGCGCGGCATGAAATCGGATGTGAGCTGGCAGGCCAGCGCCGCCCGCTACGCCGAACTCTATGCCTTGTTGATCGGATATTCGACAGATGACAGTGCAAGTGAATAA